GAGGTTAAACTGTTTGCGTGTTCTAATCATGGCAGTTGCTGAATgacatttccttttttgcaTTGACTGTGTGATTCACAGAATTGTGGGGATCAAATCAGTGAATGATCTATCCATGTTCATCCAGAATCAACTTGAACATCATCCTCATGTCACTGTGTGGTGAATGCTGCTAATGACAGATATTTTGTGTTCTTTCTTTTGGGTCCATTAATCCTGTCCCTGTCTTgcctttcatttaaaaaaggaaaaagaaaaggtaatAAAAATCGAAATCGGGGAAGGGGAGGGATGCTGACGGAAGTCCAGCTCAGCTTGCTTTCCAACCTGCCCTTTGTCTATCTGTCTCTATGTGTGTCTCGTAATGTAGGTCTAGATATAGAGAATCTCCTGTATTTGATTTTCCTCGTGATCATCCAATCTGTGTCTCTTCGAGAACCTATTTCCCTTTCGAATCCTTCCTGCTGCTGATTCTGATCCCGGTGGTGTTCTAATGTGTAGGGGTTctgcctgtgtgagtgtgtgtgatcgAGATCTGTGTGAGATTAGACTTGCATGTGTTGTGCGTCTCTTAACTTGTTTACATATGTTTATGACGGTAGTTGTTCTTGGTGTTTGTCCAGGTGTGCCTGTCAATAGCAGGGTGTCCACTAAGATCCAGCAGCTGTTGAACACACTCAAACGGCCCAAAAGACCACCACTCAGTGAATTCTTCCTCGACGACTCTGAGGAAATTGTAGAAGGTGAGACACATAGTGTGTATATTTAATcaagtttctctctttttatggGATGGGGGGGCAGTCAGAAATAGTGTAAAGTGtacattttttaatcattaatattAACACATATATCATGACGATAAACTTCAACTTAAATTTCTTGGTGTTATTTTTGTATCTTTGTACCAGATTCTTGTCACATGTCACTTATGTTGCTCACAGTGTTATTGCAGGTTTACACCCTTAATAATTATCTATCCGTGTCTCTTTTGATGACCAGTTCCTCAGCCGGATCCCAACACCCCGAAGCCAGAGGGACGTCAAATCATCCCGGTAAAGGGGGAGCCCCTTGGAGTGGTCAGTAACTGGCCTCCTGCCCTGCAGGCTGCTCTGGCCCGCTGGGGGGCCACCCAGGCCAAGAGTCCTGCCCTCACTGCTCTAGATATCACTGGCAAACCCCTCTACACACTCACATATGGTGAGTTCAATAACTTGCTCTGTGCAGTGTCCCCTCTATTCAGATTTGTCACTTTATTTGAGCACTATCTATACTTGGATCCCCTGTATGTACATATTTTTGTACAAATATTTCcttttcaatcatattttaacatttttatagcTTCCATTTTATGATTTATCAAACACTTAACAAACTCAATTTGTGTGTTAGCTAATCAGGCATTTACAGGCTTGCTCAATAAAGATCTCTGAATAAGGATCACCTCAACTAATACTGATATTAAGGCAGACAGTAAACCGCAAAGGGTTTTTCAGATAGATGTTAACATGTACATATAAACATATCCaccaaatgtaaatgtgagcGAGTTCAGCTGAATGAATATTATCGGCCTGAAAAGAACTACACCTACTGAACATTCCCTCCCTGTGTGGAGGTGGTTTGTTGAGTTCAACTCTCTTTGATCAGTTATGCAACACTTTATACGTGATAAACTACAAACAGGACTTTCAAAAACTCACTTTTCTCCTCTACAGGCAAACTATGGAGTCGCAGTCTGAAGCTGGCCTATACACTGCTGAATAAACTGGGCACCAAGACTGAACCTGTCTTACAACCCGGAGACCGGGTAAGAGTCAGTCAGTCACCACTCAATATGTAAAGTATAGAGGAACATATAGAAAAATaagtgtttctgtctctcaggtggCGCTGGTGTATCCCAACAGTGACCCTGGCATGTTCTGGGTGGCTTTTTATGGCTGCCTTTTAGCTGAGGTCATCCCTGTGCCTATCGAGGTACCACTGTCACGACAGGTAAAGACATTACGATGAACCAGATGCAAATCAGaccatatatagatatagaatGATGCAGGTTAGGTCTAAGATTTATTCCTAGAATATGACAAAAGCCCATAGTGTTGCTGGCTACATCGGCTCTTACATTTTTATGAGAGTGTCAGTCTCTGTTATCTTGGATTGGACACTTAATGAAAGTTAAACCAGGTAAATTGTAACTAAACAACTATTTTTATAAAAGCACTAAGTCTGTTTGTCAGAGCTGtgttgattaattgattagcTGATTGTCTAAATAATATTCAGCAACCCTTTTGAAAGattttctgcattttgttttttttattttttttaattcagggtttattttgttgctaggacaaaacaagacatttgaagtCTGAATCTAaatttgataaatatttttttttatttctatatagGAGATCTGTTAACTATTAATTAGTGGAACTACTAATTTGTGCATGTGACGTATGTATAATACCTCATTACTCACACATCCATATAGACCATTTGGATTCATTATATGACCGACATACTGTCAGTGAGGGAATATGCATGGTTTTTAATTGCCACGGTTTTGTTTACATGCGCCTCCCTGCGTGTCATAAGTCTCTTCACCTTTGTCGCTCTCCTCAGGATGCTGGCAGTCAGCAGATCGGCTTCCTGTTGGGCAGCTGTGGTGTTAGTCTGGCGCTGACCAGTGAGGTGTGTCTCAAAGGGCTGCCCAAGACACCAAACGGAGAGATCATCCAGTTCAAAGGTCAGTCAGCTTAAATGCACCATCGACAATGCCGCTGGCTCAGCAGGAGACATATCTGTCTCAGTCTCTGTGGGAGCCATTAGTTGGACTCATTAAAGGGAAAATACAGTGTGATGTCCCAGGGCAATTTAGAGGcacagtgtgtgagtgggagGCTTCGTAATCTCACTTGTTAGTTATTGGCTGTTTATCTTTGCCCTTGCAACCAGGAGGTAGCTGGGTGAACATTGTTGATTTAGTGTGGCTCAAATTTAGTCTACCTAAAGACGCTTTCTTTGTGTCAgctcaaatgatttttttttaagtttctttGCGGTTTTGTGATCATGTTCACCAGGATGGCCAAGGATGAAATGGGTTGTGACAGACACCAAGTACCTGACTAAACCATCCAAAGACTGGCAGCCGCACATCCCCACTGCCAACACAGACACCGCCTACATAGAGGTACTCTTTAAAACATTcaatatttaattcatttgatATTTCGTTTTCAGTTAGGATGAATTTGCTATATTACAGAATGATGTGGTTCCTATTTAAATAGATAATATGTAACAACTCTCATaactcattaaaatgtctaaaaacactGTTACATATTTTTTGACTCTTTTTGTACTTACATTATTCAAACTCGCTAATTTTATTTAAGGTAATGGGACGATTGAGGGACCCCTAGCAGCCACATATTTCTATGTATTACAGTAATATTAGGTTTAACCCcccttgtttttgtgtctcctCCACCAAAGTACAAAGCGAGTAAGGAGGGAACAGTGATGGGAGTCGCCGTATCCAAGATCTCCATGTTGACCCACTGTCAAGCTCTGACCCAGGCCTGTAACTACTGTGAAGGTCAGAGCTCAGCACTTTATCCAACATAATATCTCCTGCTGTATCTCGGTCCTACTCTCTTGTCTTTTCTCCTGCTCAGAGAATCAGTCAGAAACACATGACATGAAAACCTGTAAGAAGACTATGATTAGGATAATTCGGCTCTTGATTGTACATTTCTTTGCTGAtgattctttgtgttttctgtcttaGGGGAGACACTGGTCAACGTGTTGGACTGCAAGAAGGATATGGGCTTATGGCATGGCGTCTTAACGGTGAGACTGAATACAAGAGTTTGTATGGTTGTATTGTAAATCCAGACCAGCTGatcatctgtttattttttattgcagAGTGTCATGAACAGAATCCACACCATCACAGTGCCATATGCTGTCATGAAAGCCTGTCCTATGTCCTGGGTGCAAAGGGTCCACATTCACAAAGGTTCAACATATATCCACTATTACTTTTATTGTATGCTTTGAATAATAGTTCACTCCATTAACATCAAACAAAATGCAGTAAATAGAAAAAGTTAAATGAAGTCAATATTTGGTCTGAAGATTTTTCCTTTTAAGTCTTTCTCTTACTCAGGAGGTTGCTTTTGCATCTTGGAGAACTTGGGTCTTCTTTACTAGACAATGCAGATGTATGAATTAGTTGGAGTAGACGATTAGATTTTACTCTGCCAGCTTTGTAGCACAAAGTCTGTGTAATGTCTGATTGAGCACATGTGGCAATATAAAGCAGGCAATTGTCTGGAGAATTCACAGTAACGTGGCATGTTGATGATATTACTGtcatgtgactgtctatgatctCTCCGACTCATCAGTAAAAGCAAACGTTTGGAAtgtaaaaatcaaataaaaattatattattgaaATTGAATACTATATAATAGGAGTAGGCACATAAATTGATGGTGAAGGACAATGTGAGgaaacaatttaaaagaaagaaaaggagaaacagTAGAACTCAAAATGTGTAGGAGATGAAACAATCtctatgtactgtatgtgtctgtacCTTATGGAACGTGTCCTCTATACCCTTTCATAGCACGTGTGGCCTTGGTGAAGtgccgtgacctccactgggcCATGATGGCCCACAAGGACCAGAGAGACACCAACTTGTCTTCTATACGTATGCTTATTGTGGCTGATGGAGCAAACCCATGTACGTCACTTCTCCTGCTCAGACACCATACCTATTGAATAAAAACACTACTATGGAcagtcattttatttgaatgtagaTTTTGACTGTTTCTTCCCTGTTATGTGTTTCTTCCCTTCCTAATGTGTTCATTTACTGTTTGTTACCAGGGTCTGTGTCGTCATGTGATGCCTTCCTGAATGTGTTCCAGTCTCATGGTCTGAAACCTGAGGTTATTTGTCCATGTGCCACTTCTCCTGAGGCCTTAACTGTGGCCATACGCAGGTACGCTACATCTTATTTACAAATGTGCTCCTGGAACAAGCATGCTGATATTCTGGAATCCAAAACTAGTGTAGTTTTACCTGCAAACAACAAGAGTTACTCTGTACATTATATGGAACACAAGTCACTATAGTGTGTTAAAAGCAGGTAAAATGGGTAAAATTTGGATAGATCTACACTTTATAAAAATGACCTTACATACACTTTTCTGCCTTCTCTGCAGGCCTGGTGCACGAGGAGCTCCACTGCCAGCCAGAGCCATCCTGTCCATGGGCGGGCTGAGCCACGGCGTGATCAGGGTGAACACAGAGGACAAAAACTCTGCTCTCACTGTTCAGGATGTGGGCCACATTATGCCTGGAGGTAAGcaactgcatttgtttttatgttgcacTACCTAAGTGCAGTAGCTGCCACATTTACTGTGCGCTATTACTTTTCATCAGAATGCAGGTTCCTAagcatattttgtgtgtttcagctctgaTGTGCATTGTGAAACCTGACGGACCGCCACAGCTTTGCAAGACAGATGAAATAGGAGAGATTGTGATTAACTCCCGGGCCGGAGGCACCATGTACTATGGCCTGCCTGGTGTCACCAAGAACACGTTTGAGGTCTGTCTAAGTTTCAATTCCATGTATCAGAGCTGTCTGTGTGACTCATTCAACATCTGTTCTTCACACACTGATCACAAGCTGCAATTTGCCTACGCACCCCCTGAGGCGGTTTTTTGGTACAATGGCAGGTTTTTATATGTATGTCTGTGATTTTATCACCGAGGCGTCACAGCTGTGTAAGATACAGTCATGAAATCTCACAGGTGTGTATTTGTGGTTGCTCAAAGCCACATTTCCTGTCTTGGGTGTTGGCCTTCATTTTGAGCTCAAACACATCCCACCTCAAAGTTATTTCACACTTGAGAATAAACTTCCTGCTAATCTGTCCATGTCTATGCTGCCACTTGTCAGATGTGAGTTGGAATCGGCACCACTTCCCTTCATCCATGCACAGAATGCTCTTGtttagaaaatggatggatgagaaAGAAGCACTGATTCAAATGATCCACTAGGTGGAGCCAGATGTTGGCCATTGTATTTAGTCTCTCACATGAGCCTGTTCACACATCCTCACAATTATTCGCCCAAACCCATTagtgtgttttcattctctACATTTTTCTATCTTTATTTGGTTGTTACAACAAACATTTACCAGCAGTTATATTATATCACTGTTCTTTCAGTGCTTTTAAAATCTAATATCAGGGTGGATTTGAATATACTCTACACGTTTGAATCCAGTGTTTGATCTCAATGCTAATCTGCAGGTGATCCCTGTCAACCAAGCTGGAGCACCCATAGGAGAAATTCCCTTCAGTCGAACGGGTCTGCTGGGATTTGTAGGACCGGTAAGCATTCACCAAAATAATGAGTCAGAAAGGAGAATAACGTTGAAGAGATTTGTATTTCCTTGCTGACGTAAATCTGTGTGCTCCACAGGGAAGTCTGGTGTTTGTTGTGGGGAAGATTGAGGGGCTGCTGATGGTGAGCGGGCGACGTCACAACGCAGACGACCTGGTGGCCACCGCGCTCGCAGTGGAACCTGTCAAAACAGTTTACAGGGGGAGGTGAGACACTGGCTGCTCCCTGTGAagtagtgtgtgtctgtgtgtgcaatTACACCTCATGAGAGTGTGCACATGGATGCACAGGTCACACTGAACATTCCAGCAATAAATGTAGCCATGATTATCTGTAGTATTTTATTGGTAAAGTAAAAAGAATAGCtccagaaaactgaaaaaaatccaTTGATAGAATATCTGTCTTTGAATTAGTCCCCTCAATAAAAAACCAttgaaggaataaaaaaaactaacttcCTTATAAATTAACATAAGTAATACAGTTAAGAAGCTAATGAACTCActttaaattactttaatttTACAACCTATTTTTACTTAACAGTCCTTAgaaaatccctctctccctttgtgCTGGATAAGTATTTGTTGGCCTTATCgttttttatcattatcatcattttaCTGGTATGACtgtgaaaactgtttttaattgcattcaaaaaaagtctaatttggTGAATAGTACAGAAATGTTgctttagcaccatgcatcttctctctgtgtgtgagtttatAAAGTTTGTGATCGTGCTCACCCCCTTGCAGGATCGCCGTGTTCTCTGTGACAGTGTTTTATGATGAGAGGATCGTGATTGTGGCAGAGCAGAGGCCTGATGCCAGTGAGGAGGACAGCTTCCAGTGGATGAGTCGAGTACTGCAGGTAAATCACATCTCCCTCAAAGATATCACATCACATGTTTGTATATTCTATGATATTAGGGTATAATCACTGTAATCATGTCATCACTCATACACCAATAAATACCCTTTCTCCTTTTTATGGCCTAAGTTATGTTTGAAAATCCTAATGGATGAAATAAAAGGAGCTTGTTCCTGGTGAAGTTCACAAACACCCAACATAATGTAACATGAGACATGATATGATGCATATTCCCTTCACAGGCTATCGACAGCATTCACCAGGTCGGCCTGTACTGCCTCGCTCTGGTTCCAGCCAACACCCTCCCCAAAACGCCGCTTGGAGGCATCCACATCTGTGAAACCAAGCAAAGCTTTTTGGAGGGAAACCTGCACCCGTGTAACATCCTCATGTGCCCACACACCTGTGTTACAAATCTGCCCAAACCACGGCAGAAACAGCCAGGTAGGCCGCCTCAGACTATATCTACTAGTGCTCACTATAAACACAGCAACTAGGAGATAAGAGATTTTCATGTCGTTTGACTTGTTGTTTAATTACATCCAGTCATCATTTTGACAGTTAATCCATCAAATCCTGGTTGGTTTTGCTTCTATTTAGCTTCTATTATTTCAGAATGTAACCCTGATTGTTTCTGGTTTGTGCAGTGGATGTGGGTCCAGCTTCTATGCTGGTTGGCAACCTGGTGGCAGGGAAACGGATCGCTCAGGCTACAGGCAGAGAGCTGGGTGTGGTGGAGGACCAGGATCTGATCCGAAAGGTACTGAACCCCAACCAGCACACTGACACGAGAACAATGATCAGAGTCTTAGCTCTTAGTAAAGGAAGTAGCATGTTTCAGCATAATGTCAGGAACATGGACCAACAGCTCAAGACTTTAAATTGTTAATATCTAAAATGATGTACGATTATGACTCAACATTAACATGTGGACAGTGAGACAAAATGTATATGAACTTTATAGTGTTTTGCTTTTACACATGTTACACACCACATGAGTGCAAAGATTTGATAACAGAAAATTATTATATGTAACTCTTTTGGCAAATATGTGATGCTCAACTTGTCAGATTTTGTCTTTATTCCAAACACTATATATTTGTTGGTCTGACAAAACAAGACAGTTAATGGCATCACCATTTTAAATCACTgcgatttaaaaatgttttattgcccaAAGaattaattagaaaataaaccaaaataatcAGAAACCTCATGAATTATGAAAATGATAATTACTTTCAGGTCCTCGCTGACATAAACCTGTTTTGGGCTAATGTTTAGAATGGAAATACTGATCTGTCTTCTCCTAAATCTCTGTTGTTCTGCCTTTACTTCACTTGGGTTGGGCTTTAGCTCAGTATGTGGCCCACCATGATGGTAAGGCTCTAGTCTGCGAACCCCCCCACACCCTTGTCTTTGCTTCCGCTGCTTTTGTCAGTCAGATGTGCTTCTGCAGCTGTGACAGCACTGACGGCCACCAGCTACAGTTTTGATCCCATGCAGAGAGACCACTGTCCAGGCAGACTCCCGGCTTAGCCAGCAGGGGTCCACAcacctaaataaaaaaaaaattatgaaaaaaaataaagaaaatgacattctccgtttttaaatgtgtcacaaaaggctctctctctctgccatcACCTTTTAAAGTGGGAGTTGGAGAGTAGACGACCAGCTCTGTCAAACCAAAGGCTCAACAGTAAATTTATTGAAATCTGGAGTTTAGATTTATTTTGCTATAAGGAGTTAATGCAGACTTTTACTAAACAATTATAAAACTCAATGAAAAGCATGTAATTCTATGCTGTATAGTGATTCATTAGGCTAGTATCTTAAGTATTAATTTGGAACATTTTTGTGTGCACCTCTGCTCGCTGTGTTCACTGTGATGTTCCCGCGTGTAGCATGGCTTGTTGAGTGGTCGGGGCAGCCAGTCTGCATGATGTGTCTCCTGATTCGTTGTCGACCAGAGCACGGCCTATCTGACTGAGACCCccttcagacctggtattagcCTCCGTTgtgtgatccaatcacaagtggtcagctctaAGAACAGATCTGAACGCACCCAAACGGGTCCTAAATGTTTCCTGAGATCGATCATTtcattcagaggtggtctgcGATCcctgtggccacattcttttcgCTTTATGAGTATAAATGTGCCCTGGGTCCCATATGAAGCACTGTCTACTCGGCTGGTGTCCTCTGACCCGCTGTAGTTTCACAAGTGACCgtacattgatttgtttgtagcaTCAACACAGTATCAACACTGACTTCCACATAATGGTTGTTTTAAGttggtaaaatctttcttcactgCACAGCTACACAAGATAAATGTaccccctcctttctctccacTTCTCTTTCACTCGCtcttactgacacacacatacagcaacacgcacaaacacagtaACATCAGGCACATCTGTAAAAActgactgggtaaaaacaacataattcgGTCTTTGCGAACACAAACTATGTATTTGCTTATTCGCATGTAGAGCGGGGTGAAATCCAATCACGGTCACAGGTGACACATTCAGGACTTGTTTTAAttccaggtgtgaacagacaaacttagtgctgaccacttgtgatcaacTCTCTCTAGACGGATGTTAatatcaggtctgaacagggcctgtGAGAGTGGATGGCAGAAAGTATAACTCCAGCCAGTGATTTTGATATGGCCAacattgtgtctctgctgtaaatgatttgtttgtatGAGAAACATGGTGTTGACTGTCTTTTCTTATGTGCTCCCTAATGCCCACATCCCCTCTGACTTTTAAAGGACTTTGCTTTTATTCGTCGTGTCCTGTTCTGTCCTTTGCACTGAATACTTCCTTATTTTATTAACACCCCTAATCGAGATATGTGTTATCGCTACTATGTATTAAATAGTCATAATAGTAAGAGCATTGTTCCATTGAAGCCACTTAAATGAAGGAATAGGAACACTTAGGCGTTAACGTGTTGTGGAAACTGTTTCAAAGCTTTTTGATGTGTCATGACCCTTTGGTTTGAAAGGCCCTTAGCTTGTTAGTTTTTGACAGTGGGTCCAATTTGCCTCCTATCAGCTGCAGATGGTCCCAGCATGACCTTACACTTGGCAAAAAATATTCTCTGGATACTCCCATTCTCctgttgtgtgcttgtgtgtctctgtgtgaggtCGAAGGCGTCACAGTTGACTGAATCTTTGGTGccctttaaaatgttctttcctGTTCTTCACATTGTTTGTTTGAaggcaataaataaatatatatatatatatttatatatatatatgttgctGAGAGGACGTTGATACCTTTCATGTGTTTCTATATTGACATTGTTATGCCTCGGCACCGAcgacagccagtggccagaggcattatttttttgtgttattatttgcCATTGATGCACCTTTGTGGgattttaaatgtgcaatacATATATTTGTTCAGTTCATCCCTGATGTTAATGTGCTGACAAATATAACACATTCCTCTCTGTGCTTTTTCAGCACCAGTTCTTGTCTGAAGCTCTGCAGTGGAGAGCCCAGACTGACCCAGACCACGTCCTGTATGTGCTGCTTAATGCCAAGGtagattaaacacacacacacacacacacacacacacacacacacacacacacagacacacacatatacatatctTTTACCTTGGAAATGGTGCCATGGCACTTATGGTAATCCATTTTGTATGTTGTACATTCAGCTGAACTTCCTCTGTTTTTGCTCTAGGGGGTGGCAGTGTGCACAGCCACTTGTGCTCAGCTCCACAAGCGAGCAGAAAAAATCACAGCCACCTTAATGGAGAGAGGAGGCCTCAACACAGGAGACAACGTGGTGCTGCTGTATCCCCCAGGTGAACAAATGCATACACTCACCACTTATCTGTGTAGACAGCCATCTTCCTTATTTTTCCATTCATGATACAGTGAAGACGCACAGCAGTTATTTGAGATCATGAGTTTCCTCTCCATGTCTTAATTCTACAGGTATTGACCTGATCGCTGCCTTCTATGGCTGTCTCTATGCGGGGGTCATCCCTGTGACAGTGAGGCCGCCTCACCCACAGAATCTGGCTGCTACTCTTCCCACTGTCCGCATGATCATCGACGTGAGTACACTATCTGGACTGAGATGTGAACATCAAGTATTTAATAATCAGAATTTTCTATTGCAAAGAATTACAAGGACATACTAGAATAATTAGTGGCAATTCATTGAGGTACAGCAAGTCATACTACGTTTATTCCATCTTAGACAGCCATTAAAAGGATCATTGCACAAAaagaacaaagcaaacaaatatttattctagatatgttaaatataataataactatatTATTTAAGTAGAACATGAACAAAACTTAAATGGATATTTGTATTGCtttcaaatatcaaaacagGTATCCTATACCTCAAAAGGGAAATGAAccttactttttctttttatacacTCCACCGTcttgttattaatattgaagTGCCCTTAAGCAAGAAGCTGACTCCGACGTCAACTCAGTGAAGACTTTCTGCTGTTGACCCCATCAGTGATTTCCATGGGGGGAAGCCAATAAAATTGAATCATACctcagggatcaataaagtataacaataattaattgccTTTTTTGCCATTTGTATCTCAaatgaagaatgttttttttgtttaaacaaaatgtgtgtgtgtgtgtgtgtgtgtgtgtgttacaggtgaGCAAAGCAGCCTGCATCCTCACCACTCAGCCTCTCATGAGGATCCTCAGGTCCAGGGAGGCGGCTGCCAGCGTCAACATCAAGACGTGGCCAACCATCATTGATACAGGTTCCAGGCTCAAACCAATTGTTATAAGCATGGTGTTGTGTATTTTACTGGCTTTACTACACATCTCTGGATGCACAGTGATTTAGCACAAAAAATGTGAGACTGAAAAAATATTCTCTATATTCTCCTTTTGGCCACAAGGTGTCCTGTTTGCTTTGGGATTCACTTTGTCAAGGGAACTTCATGTAGAGGCTTCTCTATATTTTCTGAAATATGTTTAGTAAACAAGCAGTTATTGCTCAGAATAATTGTGCATTTCCTGGAGGTTGCACGCTAACAGCCTGTATAGATCATGTGTTGCagtaaaatgtcacattaacaTGGGAAATTATAACCTCCTCCCACTcaacaaaaaacagtttttagcaCATAGTCAACAGGAACACTAACTGCAAAACTGTGCAAATGTGTAATTTATTTTGTCTCATAATGAAATTACAAAAATCTGCTTCTTTCTCCTCCCAGATGATCTCCCCAGGAAGCGGCCTCCACACTTCTATAAACCCCCCACAGCGGAGATGCTGGCCTACCTGGACT
This sequence is a window from Paralichthys olivaceus isolate ysfri-2021 chromosome 6, ASM2471397v2, whole genome shotgun sequence. Protein-coding genes within it:
- the dip2ba gene encoding disco-interacting protein 2 homolog B-A isoform X3, which translates into the protein MADRGVDLSALPKEVRDQLAELDLELSEGDITQKGYEKKRAKLLASCIPHLSNVDLSLPDVQLSPGHSADPSPSPEAPGPSTSSAARHHRAHRSGGARDDRYRSDIHTEAVQAALAKHKEEKMALPMPTKRRSAFVQSPIDTCTPPDTSSASEDEGSLRRKAALSAVLAQSLQSPDYWINRSVQSSSTSSSASSTLSHGEPKTQPQPQPQPAVSLLADVLAHTRIENSVPPDVTSSTPQERGSRVDLPPAVRGMSRGQSRSSILDTADGVPVNSRVSTKIQQLLNTLKRPKRPPLSEFFLDDSEEIVEVPQPDPNTPKPEGRQIIPVKGEPLGVVSNWPPALQAALARWGATQAKSPALTALDITGKPLYTLTYGKLWSRSLKLAYTLLNKLGTKTEPVLQPGDRVALVYPNSDPGMFWVAFYGCLLAEVIPVPIEVPLSRQDAGSQQIGFLLGSCGVSLALTSEVCLKGLPKTPNGEIIQFKGWPRMKWVVTDTKYLTKPSKDWQPHIPTANTDTAYIEYKASKEGTVMGVAVSKISMLTHCQALTQACNYCEGETLVNVLDCKKDMGLWHGVLTSVMNRIHTITVPYAVMKACPMSWVQRVHIHKARVALVKCRDLHWAMMAHKDQRDTNLSSIRMLIVADGANPWSVSSCDAFLNVFQSHGLKPEVICPCATSPEALTVAIRRPGARGAPLPARAILSMGGLSHGVIRVNTEDKNSALTVQDVGHIMPGALMCIVKPDGPPQLCKTDEIGEIVINSRAGGTMYYGLPGVTKNTFEVIPVNQAGAPIGEIPFSRTGLLGFVGPGSLVFVVGKIEGLLMVSGRRHNADDLVATALAVEPVKTVYRGRIAVFSVTVFYDERIVIVAEQRPDASEEDSFQWMSRVLQAIDSIHQVGLYCLALVPANTLPKTPLGGIHICETKQSFLEGNLHPCNILMCPHTCVTNLPKPRQKQPVDVGPASMLVGNLVAGKRIAQATGRELGVVEDQDLIRKLSMWPTMMVRL
- the dip2ba gene encoding disco-interacting protein 2 homolog B-A isoform X1; the encoded protein is MADRGVDLSALPKEVRDQLAELDLELSEGDITQKGYEKKRAKLLASCIPHLSNVDLSLPDVQLSPGHSADPSPSPEAPGPSTSSAARHHRAHRSGGARDDRYRSDIHTEAVQAALAKHKEEKMALPMPTKRRSAFVQSPIDTCTPPDTSSASEDEGSLRRKAALSAVLAQSLQSPDYWINRSVQSSSTSSSASSTLSHGEPKTQPQPQPQPAVSLLADVLAHTRIENSVPPDVTSSTPQERGSRVDLPPAVRGMSRGQSRSSILDTADGVPVNSRVSTKIQQLLNTLKRPKRPPLSEFFLDDSEEIVEVPQPDPNTPKPEGRQIIPVKGEPLGVVSNWPPALQAALARWGATQAKSPALTALDITGKPLYTLTYGKLWSRSLKLAYTLLNKLGTKTEPVLQPGDRVALVYPNSDPGMFWVAFYGCLLAEVIPVPIEVPLSRQDAGSQQIGFLLGSCGVSLALTSEVCLKGLPKTPNGEIIQFKGWPRMKWVVTDTKYLTKPSKDWQPHIPTANTDTAYIEYKASKEGTVMGVAVSKISMLTHCQALTQACNYCEGETLVNVLDCKKDMGLWHGVLTSVMNRIHTITVPYAVMKACPMSWVQRVHIHKARVALVKCRDLHWAMMAHKDQRDTNLSSIRMLIVADGANPWSVSSCDAFLNVFQSHGLKPEVICPCATSPEALTVAIRRPGARGAPLPARAILSMGGLSHGVIRVNTEDKNSALTVQDVGHIMPGALMCIVKPDGPPQLCKTDEIGEIVINSRAGGTMYYGLPGVTKNTFEVIPVNQAGAPIGEIPFSRTGLLGFVGPGSLVFVVGKIEGLLMVSGRRHNADDLVATALAVEPVKTVYRGRIAVFSVTVFYDERIVIVAEQRPDASEEDSFQWMSRVLQAIDSIHQVGLYCLALVPANTLPKTPLGGIHICETKQSFLEGNLHPCNILMCPHTCVTNLPKPRQKQPVDVGPASMLVGNLVAGKRIAQATGRELGVVEDQDLIRKHQFLSEALQWRAQTDPDHVLYVLLNAKGVAVCTATCAQLHKRAEKITATLMERGGLNTGDNVVLLYPPGIDLIAAFYGCLYAGVIPVTVRPPHPQNLAATLPTVRMIIDVSKAACILTTQPLMRILRSREAAASVNIKTWPTIIDTDDLPRKRPPHFYKPPTAEMLAYLDFSVSTTGMLTGVKMSHAAVSTLCRSIKLQCELYSSRQIAICLDPYCGLGFVLWCLSSIYSGHQSILIPPLELESSLPLWLSTLSQYKIRDTFCSYSVMELCTKGLGTQTEMLKARGLNLSCVRSCVVIAEERPRLTLTQSFSKLFKDLGLSSRAVSTAFGSRVNLAICLQGTAGPDPSTVYVDMKSLRHDRVRLVERGAPQSLPLMESGTILPGVRVIIVNPETRGPLGDSHLGEIWVNSPHSASGYYTIYGEESLQADHFNTRLSFGEPQTLWARTGYLGFIKRTELLDASGDRHDALFVVGSLDETLELRGLRYHPIDIETSVSRAHRSIAESAVFTWTNLLVVVAELSGSEQEALDLVPLVTNVVLEEHHLIVGVVVIVDPGVIPINSRGEKQRMHLRDSFLADQLDPIYVAYNM